The proteins below are encoded in one region of Nitrososphaerales archaeon:
- a CDS encoding Lrp/AsnC ligand binding domain-containing protein codes for MPTAYVLINCDLGSEEEIIKEIKKLPDVKEVSGVYGVYDIIVKLQADSMDKLRETITWKVRRIDKVRSTLTMIVIEGQGTPKSL; via the coding sequence ATGCCAACAGCCTATGTCTTGATCAACTGTGATCTAGGCTCTGAAGAGGAGATAATTAAGGAGATAAAGAAACTGCCTGACGTGAAGGAGGTGAGTGGTGTTTACGGCGTTTATGATATAATTGTGAAGCTACAAGCTGATTCTATGGACAAGCTAAGGGAAACTATAACTTGGAAGGTAAGGAGGATAGACAAGGTCAGATCAACACTGACAATGATAGTAATAGAAGGGCAGGGAACGCCAAAATCACTATAA
- a CDS encoding aminotransferase class V-fold PLP-dependent enzyme, whose protein sequence is MDIDINILKDDFPIIKKVAYMNNASYTPVPLYSIKAMTDFLVECSVNGPDSPTVVNDIDRRVQEARSEIAKLINCSPEEVVLTQSTTEGLNFVANGLQWKKGENVIIRDGNHEHPANYIPWLRLKNRGVKVKKLKIAENTGFFDISDLEDFIDRRTKLVVFSHALFNTGAILPIEEVGKIATKKNVMFCLDLAQTVGCFPVDVKKLRCDFAAFPGSKWLCGPLGSGVFYCSKKAYEKLEPLQSGGESAFVLDDDRVGYKDMPYRLQAGFRNWVGIVGLTASIRYIRRLGINEIRKRNMDLANRFRDSLKRIQNVTVYGPEEENSRTSIISFNVNKLDAGDVVKKLEENAVIFAKRDISKRRVVRASPHFFNHSGEIEKAIETIKKL, encoded by the coding sequence ATGGATATTGACATAAACATATTGAAAGACGATTTTCCAATAATCAAAAAAGTTGCTTACATGAACAATGCTTCATACACACCTGTGCCTTTGTACTCAATAAAGGCAATGACAGACTTTCTCGTAGAATGCTCTGTTAACGGCCCAGACTCCCCAACGGTTGTTAACGATATTGATAGGAGGGTTCAAGAAGCAAGAAGTGAGATTGCCAAACTCATAAACTGTAGTCCTGAGGAGGTGGTGCTAACACAAAGCACTACAGAAGGTCTTAATTTTGTTGCCAACGGTCTTCAATGGAAGAAAGGAGAAAATGTAATCATAAGAGATGGTAATCATGAGCATCCTGCTAACTATATTCCCTGGCTCAGGTTGAAAAACAGAGGTGTAAAGGTAAAGAAGCTAAAGATTGCTGAGAATACAGGCTTCTTTGATATCAGTGATTTGGAAGACTTCATAGACAGGCGAACCAAACTGGTGGTGTTTAGCCATGCATTATTCAACACGGGCGCAATACTTCCTATAGAGGAGGTTGGAAAGATAGCAACAAAAAAGAACGTGATGTTTTGCTTGGATTTAGCACAGACCGTTGGCTGCTTCCCTGTTGACGTTAAGAAACTAAGATGCGACTTTGCTGCCTTCCCCGGCTCTAAATGGCTCTGCGGCCCATTAGGCAGCGGTGTATTCTACTGCAGTAAAAAAGCATACGAAAAGTTAGAGCCTTTACAGAGTGGAGGGGAGTCTGCTTTTGTTCTTGATGATGACAGGGTAGGGTACAAGGACATGCCCTATAGGCTCCAAGCAGGTTTTAGAAACTGGGTAGGCATAGTAGGATTAACCGCTTCCATTCGCTATATCAGGCGTCTAGGCATAAATGAAATCAGGAAGAGGAACATGGATCTTGCTAATAGGTTTAGAGATTCATTGAAAAGAATACAAAATGTAACAGTTTATGGTCCAGAGGAAGAGAATAGCCGAACCAGCATAATTTCATTCAACGTTAACAAATTAGATGCAGGCGATGTTGTTAAGAAACTGGAGGAAAACGCAGTGATATTTGCAAAGAGGGACATTTCAAAAAGGAGGGTTGTAAGAGCATCACCACATTTCTTCAACCATTCTGGGGAGATTGAAAAGGCAATAGAAACTATCAAAAAATTATAG
- a CDS encoding cyclase family protein has protein sequence MRIIDLTQTIRYNMHTFESYPKPLTIPWAKLDIHGYESELIFMSSHTGTHMDAPYHFFQRGRKIDEIPVETFVTDALLIRVRKKSKGYITKKDIMNFERRARIDEGRAIIFSTGWEEHANKHDYLTGNPGLSKDAAEYLVQKNVSIVGIDSANIDHPEADDFAAHNVLLPHGVLIVENLCNLRSINQIRFKLVVLPLKIQGATASPVRAIALL, from the coding sequence ATGAGAATAATCGATTTAACTCAAACTATTAGGTATAACATGCATACCTTCGAGTCCTATCCTAAACCTTTGACCATACCATGGGCAAAGCTGGATATCCATGGATACGAATCAGAACTGATCTTTATGAGTTCACACACAGGCACTCATATGGATGCACCGTACCACTTTTTCCAAAGAGGAAGGAAGATAGATGAAATACCAGTAGAGACCTTTGTTACCGACGCACTGCTAATAAGGGTACGGAAGAAATCAAAAGGATACATTACTAAGAAGGATATAATGAATTTCGAGAGAAGAGCAAGAATTGATGAAGGAAGAGCCATAATTTTCTCAACAGGTTGGGAGGAGCATGCAAACAAGCATGATTACCTAACTGGGAATCCTGGTCTTTCCAAGGACGCAGCCGAGTATTTAGTACAAAAGAATGTTAGCATAGTTGGCATTGATTCTGCCAATATAGACCATCCAGAGGCTGATGATTTTGCTGCACATAATGTACTGTTGCCTCATGGAGTTCTCATTGTTGAGAATCTCTGCAATTTAAGATCTATAAATCAGATAAGATTCAAACTTGTTGTATTACCTCTGAAGATCCAAGGAGCAACGGCCTCACCTGTTAGGGCCATAGCATTGCTATAA